One Hylaeus volcanicus isolate JK05 chromosome 8, UHH_iyHylVolc1.0_haploid, whole genome shotgun sequence genomic window, CTCTTCGTGCGTAACATACGAAAActaaataaagatatattttttgtaaaaactttatgtgaaaaattatttgtttcttcacGCATCGTGACGTcttcgtataaaattaatatattttattggcCACCTTCTATCGCAACCTCGGTATGGATTTCAACATAGTACGGTCCTTGATcgataaattctttaattttctgcATCGTACTCGCATCGAATATATCCTGCTCAGCTTGCGACAGCTGTGTAACGACTTCGTATTTGGCATCCTTACATTCTTTGAAGCTTTCAAGGTTTCTGTTCAGTAAAAATTCTACAAGGCCCGGATAAGTGGATATGTATTCTTGTCCCCACACCTGCGACGCTACAACTGCCAATACCTCTAAACACGCTTGTCTGATGTCCGCGAACGGTTGTCTACACAACGCTACGATCATATCCAGCGGATCGTTGCAAAGAGAATCGAACCAAGATTTTGTTAACGACAAAATTCTATTATCCTGCTCTGCTTTCGGTACATTGAGTATAAGAGCTAAACTGTTGAGTCCACGAATTCTTAAGTTCGTAGGCATTTTCTGTATGACTTcggcaattttttttaacgcgcaTGGCATTGCTTCTCCCAAAGCTTGTAAAGCGTATTTACCTTCCACGCTCGCGGAAACATATCCCAACGTATCTAACGCAACACCGAGAATAGCTTGATCGCCGCTTTCTATTACTTCGAACAACGCGGACACTACAACTGGATATTTTGAAAAGATTTCGTTGGGCCAGTGACGCGCAACGTTGccgaaaaatttcattagacCAGGAATTAGTAAATTCGACAAAGGATTTTCATTGGTTTTGGCTACTTTCTGAACCAGTTTCTTCAACACATCTTGCTGTTCTAAGTAACTCAATCCTTCTTCCTTTAATGCTAATTGCGTTAAAATTTCTAATGCGTTTACCTGTAGCAATATATCATTGTTCTCAAGAACCTCGAATAAACTGTTCAAAAATCCTGATCTAGCAGATGCCTCCAAACCTTCCTTAGAAGATTTTGCTATGTCCACGACAACTTCGTATATTCGAAAACTAACagtgtcattttttaccaatAATCTAGCAAAACTTCGTAACAGTTCGCCCGAATAGATAATCCGCAAACCATTCACATTTTTAccaatttctttcattataGACATAGCATGTTCTGCTACTGCCAAGTCATCATCTGCAATCCTATTTATGATAGCAACAAGTAAACCAACATTTCCAGTAAATAAAGATATCTTCTCTGGACTGGATGCAATGCATGAAATTTCATGCAATACGATAGACCTAACTATGGCATCTGAATGTGTTATCAATTGAGATAAttgtacagaatatttttcgtatacTTCCTCGGGCTTTAACAGAGCGAATAGCGTCTTCAAAATATCGCAcacttgatttacaaattcaCTGTAAGAGAAAAAGTAATAGATGTTTAATGCCTTTCCATTACTAAACCGATTAATACCGATCATTGATTcgaaaacttaaaattacGGCATGTATTGCgcctaaaaaatattatttactatatataaCTGGACACGTTTCGGCGTTTCTACAGAATTAGCGTTGTCATGATACCTGTCATTTGTGGTTAACTGAGTAAACAATGGACCGATGTCTAGATGACGGGAGACCTGCTCGGCTTCGGTATTATTTAAACTGCCCAACTTGATTTTAATCTCTGAGAGGATATTATGTTTTTCTTCGGCAGAACTTAGTTCGCCAAGACGAGCAATTTTTGATTGTAACAACTCCGCCATGGTCAGCGATTTATTAACGAATGCATATAGTATCAATGGTAACGAAATATATAGATTCGTCGCTTAGATAATTCATTATGTATAACGCTGTCTTTAATCAAGTAAATAGAACTAAATATATTaagaataattgtaatattacaataattaactAAAAGGTATCGGTGTTGCCACTAGTACTTAAATTGGTTTAGTATAATTGAGTGGTTTAGGGCCAGTTTTGCATTCAGTAATGTTTCCAGTgttttattgatttaattacTCCAAAATTACGAGAAATATTGTTAGTTCTTTTTGatcgttaaacatttttttgttcaaaaatattgcatttcgtgtaaaaatatagtatcgccatctcgcggtgaGAGGATCGAACTAAAATTCCGAAGTTTGGTCAGCGCtcctatcgggaaaacgctcaattTTGTCGTAAAATAGTTCCTCTTTTTATTGATAGATGGcgtcatttgtattttttacaattttttttatcatattcaataagaaattaatgaacaaGCAtcgtgatattaaaatatgaatgaaaataatttttcaacccttaaattatttattttagtttaaaacaaataaattgctcCATCTAGCTTTGACAGTAGCAACTATTCGaagacaaacttgggcgttttcctaccgatggcgccactaaggAGTAATGGCAATATAAtgcaaagaatcgtattaattaagcatttataaaaaagaaagaataattaaaacggtgagaattatattcattacaaATTTGGGCGTTTTGATGTCAGGGATGCTGATTGAAGGTTCCAAAATTAGTTCGTTTTTTTCATCGCGAGACGGCGATACTATTCGTTGATCCATGAATCGCAACGCAGATACCTATAGCGTCACTGataagaaatgatatttaaatatctctcTGGATGCATTCAAGCAAACACAAGTAAAATTGATGGCTCACAAAAAACCGGTAAAGAACATGtgtcattaataatttctgttgATTACGATTGCAACAAGTACAGCTGTCTGTCACAACCGAAATCCTTCCGTGAAGTGGCCAGGTTACCGATGACGGCGCATGCGAATACAATTTGAAGTGCATACTTGAgattttttattcgtcttcAGATAGTGGACTACGGCTGTCAAACAGAAACAGATCACTTTAATGACACGTGTGCTAGGTTAGTGCACcgtattattgtttatatgtGAACAGGATTAAAACTGACGTGTGTtctaatacatatttacaatttatgttTGTGATGTTTCTGGGTGTGGCACAAAGCATCAGGTACAAACTCTGTTTACGATactattacaatttatttcttattttaattttatttagtatgtATTTCTTGATATTCATACAATTATGCGCTAGACATTTGCTACGtacaatgattttttttcggGTGTAATGTTTAAGCACTTTTAAGGTTATACCACTTGTATGTATTTAGAGTGGACCGCTCGATATTGATATACAATGTTATAATTCGATTTGTAAATGTAACCATGCAATATACACGTGATGTTTTGGTCTTTAAAATCAGCATTGCTATAATGATTTGTAAATATCTATCAGTTtttaagaaagtaaaagaCCTTGTAAAAGTTTTGATACGTAAACAAAGCATGATTTTGGAATTTGTACTTATAAGTTctgtttaataatatgtttGTACTTGTAGTTGGAACAATTAGGATTACATAGCAATGCCAGTCtattaaatgtgaaaaattaaGGATCAAACCAAAGGTGCAAGCATGGAGAAGAGAGGCAGTGCGGAACTTCTGAGCGTGGATCAAAACAATTCCAAAAATGCCAGTTCAGACTCTATTAATTCAGATAGCAAGAGCAGCTCTCTTAACTCCAAGATAGGCCAAGAATCGGTAacataaattgatttaacaatcaaataattttttacttaaaattttctGCATATCTATTTGTATGCAAGCATTCAACTTCTATAGGAAAGCTGGGAAAAAGCATCTCAATCAAAAAGTTTTTCCTCAAGTTCTACATCAACAGATAATAACATTGTCTCTGCTTTAGAAACAAGACAAGATGATCAAGTAAAAGTGAGTTCCTTATAGATGCGTATAGTTGAcatgttttgtttgttttaaatagtTATTGATCGTCCGAGTCTTTTTTTTCCAGACGATACGCATGATtttgatttcattaattttttggtaTGTTTTACCTTCTGTTGGGAATTTGTTTTATCACTTTTACTTTATAGATAGTTGTATTATTGTAGGCAGAAGATATTTAGCTGATCGAAGTAGTCTACCGATGTTTATAGTATAATAGTTACTCTGTTAACGTATCTGTTTTTTCTCGCAGAACTTATCTAGCGGAGAGACGGGTCCACCGCTTCTTAACGGTGAACGAGTACAAGGCATTACTCACGAAGTGACGCACGTGTGTCCATACTCGGGTCCAGTTAGAGGAGTTCTTAGCGTTACAAACTACAAGCTCCATTTTCGAAGTATAGACCGCGAAACGCCTTATGTGGTCGAAGTACCATTGGGTGTCGTTAGCAGAATCGAAAAAATCGGTGGTGCGTCTAGTAAAGGAGCGAATTCCTATGGAATCGAAGTATTCTGTAAAGACATGCGGAATCTCAGATTCGCTCATAAACAAGAGAATCATTCCAGGAGAGATGTTTTTGAGAAGCTTCAACAGTATTCGTTTCCTTTGTCTCACAAGTTACCTCTCTTCGCATTCGAATACTCCGAAACATTTCCTGAAAATGGCTGGAACGTTTATGAGCCCATAGCCGAGCTAAAACGGATGGTGATAAATATTAAGGGACACATCACCTTTAAAGCTGAAGAAATTTTTTCGTATACGCACTGAAAGTATACACACATCGATCGATATTTCTATGAACGGTGCAACGCTGAGTTCTAAGAAActgagaacaaaattttgattttttgagACTGTAAAGATGGTGTTTCCCTTTAAAGAATAAGTTTTAACGGAACGCCCATGGGTTTCGTTTACTAATTAGTGATTATTTTCAGGGGGTTAATAATGATATgtggaaaatatcgaaaatcaATGATACGTACTCGGTGTGCGATAGTTATCCGGCTGTATGGGCTGTGCCAGCGTCGGCAACCGATGATGACTTACACGCATCGGCAGCTTTTCGAAGCAGGGGGAGACTTCCCGTGCTTTCGTGGATTCATCCAGAGAGCCAGGCAACTATAACCCGCTGTGCTCAACCGCTGGTGGGCGTCGGTGGCAAACGTAGTCGCGAAGATGAGAGATATGTTCAACTGATCATGGACGCGAATGCGCAAAGTCACAAGCTTCTTATTATGGACGCTCGACCGATGCCCAACGCGGTGGCGAACAAAGCGAAAGGTGGCGGTTACGAGAGCGAAGATGCTTACCAGAACGCGGAGCTCGTATTCCTTGACATTCACAATATACACGTGATGAGAGAGAGCCTCAGAAAGTTAAAAGGTATCAtggtttattataataatatcttttaataGGTAGGTATAAGTAATGCGAAGTACCGTAGTAATTATCGTAAATACTGTTTGTTGTCTTTCAGAATTATGTTTTCCAACGATCGAGGAAGCTAGATGGTTGTCGGGAATAGAATCTACCTATTGGTTGAAACACATCAAGTATGTGCTCGCTGGCGCGTTTCGGATAGtagaaaaagttgaaaatcaCAAGACATCGGTATTGGTGCACTGCTCGGATGGTTGGGATAGAACATCACAGGTAGTGATAAAATGATCGCATGTACTTTATCCTTAAATATGTACcttttaatatctataaaTGTTTGCAGCTCACAGCCCTTGCCATGTTAATGTTGGATCCGTATTACAGAACTATCAAAGGTTTTGAGGTTCttatagaaaaagaatggCTCAGTTTTGGTCACAAATTTCAACAGGTGCGCGTATGGAATGCcgaatttttacaattattatatacatcgATTCGGAGTAACAATAACCACGACGACGTTTTAGAGAATTGGTCACGGCGACGAACACCACAGCGACGCGGATAGGTCTCCAGTATTTTTGCAGTTTATAGACTGCGTTTGGCAGATAAGCCTTCAGTTTCCCAACGCGTTTGAGTTCAACGAGCATTTTCTGATCACTATCCTCGATCACTTGTACTCTTGCAGAttcggtacatttttatttagcaggtattttacataacattttctttttacatagTCCATATTAGCTGAGCCGTATTAACTACTGCAACCGTTTCGTTGGTTGTACAGTGAACGTGAAAGAGTCCAGGAACAAGTGAAACAAAAAACTGTCTCCTTGTGGTCATACACCAACAGTCAGTTATCCCTCTATCAAAATCCCTTATACTGGGCAGCTCCGAACTGTCAACTCGTTTTGATGCCGATCGCCAGCATGAGGTATATTAAACCATGGAAAAGTCTTTATTGTAGATGGAACCCCAGCATGCGACAACAGGTTCGTAGAAAGTCGTAATTTGTCTTCGAGCCGAACAACGGATCTCGAATTTTACATAAGATGTAAATAGTGATAGTTGATAATTGTCATTGCGTGTGTTCTTCAAGGATCCTGTTTATCAACGAACAAGGGAACTTCTAGTCTTTAAGGAACATCTCGAGAAGCAACTCGAAGAAGGTCACCGCGAGCAGGCTTCCCGAGCAAATCGACTCTTGATATCATCGGCACCGCCTAGGATACAATCACCGATTCACTCATAGCACGGCAAAGATTCAATCGTCATTTAACGGTTTGTAGTTGTAAATGTGCTCCATGGTTCTTCCGGCCGCTCGACACGGCGTATGATACCGATTAAACTCGCAATCGCTGTGTACAGAACACTTGTtgataaaaacagaaaaaaaagaaagacgttTACGACTTTTGCGTAGTTGACTCTACAGATTGGTCCTCCTTCCTACATGTTAAGGATATAAAAACCTGAAACAATGAATCGTATTAAAACACGCCAGTGTCCGTGAAAGGTTTTGCTATCGTTGTTTCAACGAATATCTACGGAATGTatacgtgtatgtattactCATTTCTTCCCGATATGCCTAGCAATTAACTTGTCTACCAACAGCATCGCTGGAATCTCTGCGAGCAAGGATAACATCATACCAAATGTGAGAGAAGCAACGAAGATTCCCAGATACCAGAAAATCTAAAaagggaatttattttacggtAACAGTTTCTATTCAGCGATGCTCGGTTAATACCATTGCAACTTACAGTCGTGGTACTGTCATTGTAGACGGGGTAGTTACTTCCCAAAAACGATGTGTATATTATAAGGGGGTTTAACAGGTAAATGCAGTATGTTAGCTTGCTCAGGGGAATCCAGCATCGATGCGCTAAAATTTTAGTTACTATACCTAGAAGCATAAAAGGGAAGTGCTagacaattgaaaattgttgtatgAGTTTTGGTTAAAACAGATTATGTTATCAGATTAGAGGTGAATTAAGTAACAGCTCCTTTACCGCCGTTGTTTGTAGTACACGCAACCGTTAACCACGCGATGCCTAGACCCCACATTGTTCTGGACACCGCTATGTACAAAGCAGACACAATGGGGGCTACGGATTTATCGTATACGGCGAGAAGGATCGTCATATTGCACACTATACCGCATGTCCATCCGATAGTTACGGCTGCCTGAAAAAGATCACTTTGATATCACATTTGGTATAATATGGTTTAATCGCATTGGATGTCTCGAATATACATAGAGACTGGTGTACGTAAAATGTTCGTTTGTTTCcataaaacattaaacatGGCTCTAAA contains:
- the LOC128881300 gene encoding 26S proteasome non-ATPase regulatory subunit 5, with translation MAELLQSKIARLGELSSAEEKHNILSEIKIKLGSLNNTEAEQVSRHLDIGPLFTQLTTNDSEFVNQVCDILKTLFALLKPEEVYEKYSVQLSQLITHSDAIVRSIVLHEISCIASSPEKISLFTGNVGLLVAIINRIADDDLAVAEHAMSIMKEIGKNVNGLRIIYSGELLRSFARLLVKNDTVSFRIYEVVVDIAKSSKEGLEASARSGFLNSLFEVLENNDILLQVNALEILTQLALKEEGLSYLEQQDVLKKLVQKVAKTNENPLSNLLIPGLMKFFGNVARHWPNEIFSKYPVVVSALFEVIESGDQAILGVALDTLGYVSASVEGKYALQALGEAMPCALKKIAEVIQKMPTNLRIRGLNSLALILNVPKAEQDNRILSLTKSWFDSLCNDPLDMIVALCRQPFADIRQACLEVLAVVASQVWGQEYISTYPGLVEFLLNRNLESFKECKDAKYEVVTQLSQAEQDIFDASTMQKIKEFIDQGPYYVEIHTEVAIEGGQ
- the LOC128881426 gene encoding myotubularin-related protein 2 isoform X1, which encodes MEKRGSAELLSVDQNNSKNASSDSINSDSKSSSLNSKIGQESESWEKASQSKSFSSSSTSTDNNIVSALETRQDDQVKNLSSGETGPPLLNGERVQGITHEVTHVCPYSGPVRGVLSVTNYKLHFRSIDRETPYVVEVPLGVVSRIEKIGGASSKGANSYGIEVFCKDMRNLRFAHKQENHSRRDVFEKLQQYSFPLSHKLPLFAFEYSETFPENGWNVYEPIAELKRMGVNNDMWKISKINDTYSVCDSYPAVWAVPASATDDDLHASAAFRSRGRLPVLSWIHPESQATITRCAQPLVGVGGKRSREDERYVQLIMDANAQSHKLLIMDARPMPNAVANKAKGGGYESEDAYQNAELVFLDIHNIHVMRESLRKLKELCFPTIEEARWLSGIESTYWLKHIKYVLAGAFRIVEKVENHKTSVLVHCSDGWDRTSQLTALAMLMLDPYYRTIKGFEVLIEKEWLSFGHKFQQRIGHGDEHHSDADRSPVFLQFIDCVWQISLQFPNAFEFNEHFLITILDHLYSCRFGTFLFSSERERVQEQVKQKTVSLWSYTNSQLSLYQNPLYWAAPNCQLVLMPIASMRYIKPWKSLYCRWNPSMRQQDPVYQRTRELLVFKEHLEKQLEEGHREQASRANRLLISSAPPRIQSPIHS
- the LOC128881426 gene encoding myotubularin-related protein 2 isoform X2; the encoded protein is MEKRGSAELLSVDQNNSKNASSDSINSDSKSSSLNSKIGQESNLSSGETGPPLLNGERVQGITHEVTHVCPYSGPVRGVLSVTNYKLHFRSIDRETPYVVEVPLGVVSRIEKIGGASSKGANSYGIEVFCKDMRNLRFAHKQENHSRRDVFEKLQQYSFPLSHKLPLFAFEYSETFPENGWNVYEPIAELKRMGVNNDMWKISKINDTYSVCDSYPAVWAVPASATDDDLHASAAFRSRGRLPVLSWIHPESQATITRCAQPLVGVGGKRSREDERYVQLIMDANAQSHKLLIMDARPMPNAVANKAKGGGYESEDAYQNAELVFLDIHNIHVMRESLRKLKELCFPTIEEARWLSGIESTYWLKHIKYVLAGAFRIVEKVENHKTSVLVHCSDGWDRTSQLTALAMLMLDPYYRTIKGFEVLIEKEWLSFGHKFQQRIGHGDEHHSDADRSPVFLQFIDCVWQISLQFPNAFEFNEHFLITILDHLYSCRFGTFLFSSERERVQEQVKQKTVSLWSYTNSQLSLYQNPLYWAAPNCQLVLMPIASMRYIKPWKSLYCRWNPSMRQQDPVYQRTRELLVFKEHLEKQLEEGHREQASRANRLLISSAPPRIQSPIHS
- the LOC128881426 gene encoding myotubularin-related protein 2 isoform X3, encoding MEKRGSAELLSVDQNNSKNASSDSINSDSKSSSLNSKIGQESESWEKASQSKSFSSSSTSTDNNIVSALETRQDDQVKNLSSGETGPPLLNGERVQGITHEVTHVCPYSGPVRGVLSVTNYKLHFRSIDRETPYVVEVPLGVVSRIEKIGGASSKGANSYGIEVFCKDMRNLRFAHKQENHSRRDVFEKLQQYSFPLSHKLPLFAFEYSETFPENGWNVYEPIAELKRMGVNNDMWKISKINDTYSVCDSYPAVWAVPASATDDDLHASAAFRSRGRLPVLSWIHPESQATITRCAQPLVGVGGKRSREDERYVQLIMDANAQSHKLLIMDARPMPNAVANKAKGGGYESEDAYQNAELVFLDIHNIHVMRESLRKLKELCFPTIEEARWLSGIESTYWLKHIKYVLAGAFRIVEKVENHKTSVLVHCSDGWDRTSQLTALAMLMLDPYYRTIKGFEVLIEKEWLSFGHKFQQRIGHGDEHHSDADRSPVFLQFIDCVWQISLQFPNAFEFNEHFLITILDHLYSCRFGTFLFSSERERVQEQVKQKTVSLWSYTNSQLSLYQNPLYWAAPNCQLVLMPIASMRYIKPWKSLYCRWNPSMRQQVRRKS